One genomic window of Bacteroides sp. includes the following:
- a CDS encoding thioesterase family protein, producing NRAPAEVVRNPNIATVQALNIYSMHFVSETHARVRYGETDQMGFAYYGNYALYFEVGRAEAMRKLGMTYRQMEEKGVYMPIAQMNVKYLKPARYDDLLTIRTIVTQVPTSRMIFDYEVYNEDGTLLCEGNTVLAFIKYANHRPCPAPDWFLEKLLPLMNQTES from the coding sequence CGAACCGTGCCCCTGCGGAAGTGGTAAGAAATCCAAACATTGCCACGGTGCAGGCGCTTAATATTTATTCCATGCATTTTGTTTCCGAAACACACGCGAGGGTCCGTTATGGCGAAACCGATCAAATGGGTTTCGCTTATTACGGGAATTACGCCCTATATTTTGAAGTTGGCAGGGCTGAAGCCATGCGAAAACTTGGGATGACCTACCGCCAAATGGAAGAAAAAGGCGTATATATGCCCATTGCTCAGATGAATGTTAAATACCTTAAACCTGCTCGCTATGATGATTTGCTGACTATCCGCACCATCGTAACCCAAGTCCCCACCTCAAGAATGATCTTTGATTATGAGGTGTATAATGAGGACGGAACCCTGCTCTGTGAAGGAAATACCGTGCTGGCTTTTATTAAGTATGCCAACCACAGGCCCTGTCCTGCACCTGACTGGTTTCTTGAGAAGCTTTTACCCTTAATGAATCAAACCGAATCATAA
- a CDS encoding OsmC family protein: protein MDMKIVLGENQRVEAHYKGFVIQTDQPTAVGGDNSAPAPFNLFLASIGTCAGYYVKAFCDQRGIPTEGITLVQRTLRNEEKRMIGAIEINIHLPKDFPERYRESVIKAANACAVKKLIANSPEFIVKTITE from the coding sequence ATGGATATGAAAATTGTTCTGGGCGAAAATCAACGTGTTGAAGCCCATTATAAAGGGTTTGTTATTCAAACCGATCAGCCAACAGCGGTGGGGGGTGACAATAGTGCCCCGGCACCCTTTAATCTTTTTCTGGCATCTATTGGCACTTGCGCAGGATATTATGTCAAGGCTTTTTGTGATCAGAGAGGTATCCCCACCGAAGGCATTACGCTGGTTCAGAGAACACTTCGCAATGAGGAGAAACGTATGATTGGTGCCATAGAGATCAACATCCATCTTCCAAAAGACTTCCCTGAGCGTTACCGAGAATCCGTAATCAAGGCTGCCAATGCCTGCGCAGTGAAAAAACTCATTGCAAATTCCCCAGAATTTATTGTTAAAACCATTACAGAATAA
- a CDS encoding CoA-binding protein, whose translation MSKKTLVLGASHKPDRYSNRAVKKLLAYNHEVFAIGLRESTIESIKVQKGQPPLKDIHTVTLYMNPKNQEHFLDYIIGLKPKRIIFNPGTWNPKLEKMARAEGIETEEDCTLMMLDAGLY comes from the coding sequence ATGAGTAAGAAAACCCTGGTTTTGGGGGCGAGCCATAAACCCGACCGCTATTCAAACCGTGCAGTCAAAAAATTGCTTGCATACAATCACGAAGTGTTTGCCATTGGTTTGCGCGAGTCTACCATCGAATCGATAAAGGTGCAGAAAGGCCAGCCGCCTCTGAAAGATATTCACACAGTTACTCTTTACATGAACCCTAAAAACCAGGAGCATTTCCTGGATTATATCATTGGCCTGAAACCTAAAAGAATAATTTTCAATCCAGGCACATGGAACCCTAAACTGGAAAAAATGGCCAGGGCTGAAGGTATTGAAACTGAAGAGGACTGCACCCTTATGATGCTGGATGCAGGGTTGTATTAA
- a CDS encoding PLP-dependent aspartate aminotransferase family protein, which produces MDTKKSGFNTKLIHAGAFEDQFGSATVPIYQTSTFKFRDADHGAACFAGESDGYIYTRINNPTIDALEKLVAELENGYRGIAVSSGMGAVNTIYMGLLSQRDHMISSAAVYGPSRVVMEKHYSRFGVESTYVDTSNLDNIRKAIRPNTKMIFIETPANPTMDITDLEGVVKIAREHNLVTVADNTFCSPYLQRPLDYGFDVVFHSITKFLNGHADVVGGIVVTREKALYDILRPMMVNLGCNMDPHQAYLVIRGLKTLSLRVERSQQSAQKIAQFLLDHPKIEWVKYPGLKNHPQYELAGRQMAGPGAMISFELKGGLQAGKILMNNVKLCMLAVSLGGVETLIQHPASMTHSKMGQEDRVEAGITDGLVRFSVGIENVEDILADLEQALEKI; this is translated from the coding sequence ATGGATACAAAAAAATCAGGATTCAACACCAAGTTAATTCATGCCGGAGCCTTTGAAGACCAGTTTGGAAGTGCTACGGTACCAATATACCAGACCAGCACCTTTAAATTCAGGGATGCCGACCATGGCGCTGCTTGTTTTGCCGGAGAATCTGATGGTTACATTTACACCCGCATAAACAATCCAACCATTGACGCCCTTGAAAAGCTGGTGGCAGAACTGGAGAATGGCTACCGCGGAATAGCCGTGAGTTCAGGGATGGGCGCCGTTAATACCATTTACATGGGATTGCTCAGCCAGCGCGATCATATGATTAGCTCTGCCGCTGTGTATGGCCCTTCGAGGGTGGTCATGGAGAAACACTATTCCCGTTTTGGGGTTGAATCCACTTATGTGGATACATCGAACCTTGACAATATTCGCAAGGCTATACGCCCCAATACCAAAATGATTTTTATTGAAACTCCTGCCAACCCAACTATGGATATCACTGATCTGGAAGGGGTGGTAAAAATTGCCAGGGAACACAATCTGGTCACGGTGGCCGACAATACCTTTTGCAGTCCTTACCTGCAGCGCCCCCTTGATTATGGGTTCGACGTAGTTTTCCATAGCATTACCAAATTTCTAAACGGGCATGCAGATGTTGTTGGCGGAATCGTTGTAACCCGTGAAAAAGCTTTGTACGATATTTTAAGGCCAATGATGGTTAACCTGGGTTGCAATATGGATCCTCATCAGGCCTACCTGGTCATCCGGGGTCTTAAGACCTTGTCGCTGCGCGTAGAAAGATCACAGCAGAGTGCCCAGAAAATAGCCCAGTTCCTGCTCGATCACCCAAAAATTGAATGGGTTAAATATCCCGGTTTGAAAAACCATCCTCAATATGAATTGGCGGGCAGGCAAATGGCTGGCCCGGGTGCTATGATTAGCTTCGAACTTAAGGGTGGCCTGCAGGCAGGAAAGATCCTGATGAATAATGTCAAACTGTGCATGCTCGCGGTCTCTCTGGGAGGTGTGGAAACCCTCATTCAGCACCCTGCCAGTATGACCCACTCCAAAATGGGACAAGAGGACCGGGTTGAAGCCGGAATAACCGATGGGCTTGTGCGTTTCTCCGTCGGGATTGAAAATGTGGAAGATATCCTAGCTGATTTAGAACAAGCACTTGAAAAAATCTGA
- a CDS encoding patatin-like phospholipase family protein has product MKLKRSFVLLVLCLSLVNGASAQRVGVVLSGGGAKGVAHVGLLKALEENNIPIDYIAGTSMGAIIGGMYASGFSPDSIEKIVTSSEFQSWALGTIDEEYNFYFKQLPENASWISIKFTIDSVWQPQLPTSLVSPVQMDFAGVQYLSSVNVASEGSFDSLFIPFRCVAADIERKKAVVFRDGEIFPAIRASMTYPFVFKPIRIDGRLLFDGGIYNNFPVDVMQVDFNPDFIIGSVVAQNFDPPTEDDVRSHLENLLVSRTDYIIEEEIGILIKPDIPRVNVTDFSYSQMILDSGYVATQRVIKQIKNRVPREVSQQEREARRNAFNSKKPPVIVDRIFFRGVNEAQMDYINKLLYERKPTPIEEIKVEYFKLLAEEHIELLVPSVEYNPNTGYYDLYLDVTLDEDLIMQFGGNISSSPVNLTFFEAQYHRLGYKAYTAVANAFVGRFYNSVHLMGRMGFPTKMPFFVEGSYTLNNYNFFQTNTLFFQDQTPSYLRINQNFLHLKAGFPARYTGKILLGATSGITRYDYYQTNQFARTDTTDRTDLSFFSPYFVFERNTLNRKQFPNEGTFFSFGLRYVTGLERHIPGSTSLMTQRSRDKHDWWQLRIDYQNFFARTRNVTIGLFSELILSNKSLFSNYTSSLLTAPSFDHVPETRSVFLPKYRANSFIVLGFKGIYSISRNTDLRIEAYAFQPFREILSSDDHMPYLSPYFENTYFLLSTSLVANTRLGPASLTFNFFDRYEAPFSLSLNFGYLIFNQNPLH; this is encoded by the coding sequence ATGAAATTAAAGCGCTCTTTTGTCCTGTTGGTTCTATGCCTTTCACTGGTTAATGGCGCCTCAGCCCAAAGGGTAGGCGTCGTATTAAGCGGGGGAGGTGCTAAAGGGGTTGCACATGTCGGGCTTTTAAAGGCACTGGAAGAAAACAATATTCCCATCGATTACATTGCAGGCACCAGTATGGGAGCCATCATCGGCGGTATGTACGCAAGCGGGTTTTCGCCGGACAGCATTGAGAAAATCGTTACCAGTTCAGAATTCCAGTCATGGGCCCTGGGGACTATCGATGAGGAATACAACTTTTATTTCAAACAGTTGCCTGAGAACGCCTCCTGGATTTCGATAAAATTTACCATTGACTCAGTTTGGCAACCCCAATTGCCCACCAGCCTTGTCTCGCCCGTTCAAATGGATTTTGCGGGAGTGCAATATCTTTCTTCTGTAAACGTGGCTTCTGAAGGCAGTTTTGACAGCCTTTTCATTCCTTTCCGCTGCGTTGCTGCCGATATTGAGCGAAAAAAAGCCGTAGTTTTCCGCGATGGAGAAATCTTCCCGGCCATCCGGGCATCTATGACATATCCTTTTGTTTTTAAGCCCATCAGAATTGATGGCAGGCTCTTGTTCGACGGCGGTATTTACAACAACTTCCCTGTTGATGTCATGCAGGTAGATTTTAACCCTGATTTTATTATTGGCAGCGTTGTGGCCCAAAACTTTGATCCACCTACTGAAGACGATGTCCGTTCTCATTTAGAGAACCTTTTGGTAAGCAGAACAGATTATATCATCGAAGAAGAAATTGGCATCCTCATCAAACCTGATATTCCCCGGGTGAATGTTACCGATTTTTCCTACTCCCAGATGATACTTGACAGTGGTTATGTAGCCACTCAACGAGTCATCAAACAAATTAAGAACAGGGTTCCCAGAGAAGTTTCCCAGCAGGAAAGAGAAGCCAGAAGAAATGCCTTCAATAGCAAAAAACCGCCAGTGATCGTGGACAGGATTTTCTTCAGGGGTGTTAACGAAGCCCAAATGGACTACATTAACAAACTTCTTTACGAGCGTAAGCCCACACCGATCGAAGAAATCAAGGTCGAATATTTTAAACTTCTGGCAGAGGAGCATATTGAACTTTTGGTTCCAAGCGTTGAATACAACCCCAATACGGGTTATTACGACTTGTACCTTGACGTTACCCTGGATGAGGATTTGATCATGCAATTCGGTGGCAATATTTCAAGCAGCCCGGTTAACCTGACTTTTTTTGAGGCCCAATACCACCGGCTTGGGTACAAGGCTTATACGGCCGTGGCCAATGCCTTTGTCGGAAGGTTTTACAACTCTGTACACTTAATGGGGCGTATGGGTTTTCCTACAAAAATGCCTTTTTTCGTAGAAGGAAGCTATACCCTGAATAATTACAATTTTTTCCAGACCAATACCCTCTTCTTTCAGGATCAGACCCCATCGTATCTGCGAATCAATCAAAATTTTCTTCACCTTAAAGCTGGCTTTCCCGCCCGTTACACCGGTAAGATCCTACTTGGGGCAACATCCGGAATTACACGCTACGATTATTATCAAACCAATCAGTTTGCACGAACGGATACCACCGATCGCACCGATTTGAGTTTTTTCAGTCCTTATTTTGTATTTGAACGCAATACCCTCAATCGCAAGCAATTTCCCAATGAGGGTACTTTCTTTTCCTTTGGCCTGCGTTACGTTACCGGACTGGAAAGGCATATCCCGGGTTCCACTTCCCTTATGACCCAGCGATCGCGCGATAAACACGATTGGTGGCAGTTGCGAATTGATTACCAAAATTTCTTTGCCCGTACCAGGAATGTCACCATCGGCCTTTTTTCTGAATTGATTCTTTCTAACAAAAGTTTATTTTCAAATTATACAAGCAGCCTGCTTACCGCTCCGAGTTTCGACCATGTGCCTGAGACCAGAAGTGTCTTCCTGCCTAAATACCGAGCCAACAGTTTTATAGTATTGGGATTTAAAGGCATTTATTCCATTTCAAGAAATACCGACCTCAGGATTGAAGCTTATGCATTTCAGCCTTTCCGGGAGATCCTCTCAAGCGATGACCATATGCCTTACCTAAGCCCTTATTTTGAAAATACTTATTTTCTGCTTTCCACCTCTCTTGTTGCCAATACACGGCTGGGACCAGCATCCCTGACTTTCAACTTCTTCGACCGTTACGAAGCGCCTTTTTCCCTTTCCCTTAATTTTGGGTATCTGATTTTTAACCAAAACCCCCTTCATTAG
- a CDS encoding DUF349 domain-containing protein → MKKKEQLDPKADQPVDQQGDESLKADQTAPTDEAENAGEPEQGKEVIEPGSETTEVVEAASETEAIQPEEEAKEPEPEAEATEKTPEDVVASTEATPEDPTADETAEPVADPNDKVTPEESGSEEETPAVSEEPPVEETKTATVPPVAPATEKAEISAEEEEEEEEEEAEHEEGEETEDLNEHYGKMDKDELVQVLEALVKHEDINFIRKHIGYIKAAFRKLTKDDHLVHYEKSISQEEVEEGAQAQETPTDPLVQRFEHAINVYKEKKAVFDQALEKHKQENLDVKEKILEELRNLIESEEELKKTYDQFRDLQEKWRDIGPVPQNAKNTLWNNYHFLVEKFFDKVKINKELKDLDLKKNLELKTELCEKAEELLLEPSIVKSFQRLQKLHEAWKETGPVPNDKKEEIWERFRAATEKLNKRRQEYYDGLREEQQKNLAAKLVLCEKAEQLASQSPETPRQWQDLTNQINELFKMWKTIGFAPKKVNNEVWTRFRNALDSFFNNKKEFFQKFKENQTENYNQKLNLCLQAEALKESNDWRRTTDELIALQHEWKKIGTVPNKFSDKIWKRFRAACDEFFKKKSEYFANIGEMQEENLQKKKDIIEQIHTYAYSDDNSENLKVINDFQRQWMEIGHVPIKQKDKIQGEYRKAIDEQFEKLGISKKAKSTLSFRSKIENIKHTPNADHIIYKERNFLLNKISTIQNDIKVWENNIGFFASSTKADILKNEFEEKIEKAKQEITILEEKLKILRES, encoded by the coding sequence ATGAAAAAAAAGGAACAACTGGACCCCAAAGCCGATCAGCCTGTTGATCAGCAGGGGGATGAGAGCCTGAAAGCTGATCAAACAGCACCCACCGATGAAGCCGAAAATGCTGGTGAACCTGAACAGGGAAAAGAGGTAATTGAACCTGGTTCTGAAACCACCGAAGTGGTTGAAGCCGCCTCCGAAACGGAAGCCATCCAACCTGAAGAAGAAGCAAAAGAACCAGAACCTGAAGCGGAAGCCACAGAAAAAACTCCCGAAGACGTTGTGGCTTCAACCGAGGCCACCCCTGAGGACCCCACTGCTGACGAAACCGCTGAACCTGTTGCTGATCCCAACGACAAAGTAACCCCTGAAGAATCAGGATCAGAAGAAGAAACACCTGCCGTTTCTGAGGAACCCCCTGTTGAAGAAACGAAAACTGCAACCGTTCCCCCAGTGGCGCCTGCTACTGAAAAGGCAGAGATATCCGCAGAGGAAGAGGAAGAAGAGGAGGAAGAAGAGGCCGAGCATGAAGAAGGGGAGGAAACGGAAGACCTCAATGAGCATTACGGAAAAATGGACAAGGACGAACTTGTGCAAGTGCTGGAAGCGCTCGTAAAGCATGAGGATATTAACTTCATCAGGAAACACATTGGTTATATCAAAGCAGCTTTCCGGAAACTCACCAAGGATGATCACCTCGTTCATTATGAAAAATCAATTTCGCAGGAAGAAGTTGAGGAAGGTGCTCAAGCACAGGAAACCCCAACAGATCCTTTAGTCCAACGGTTCGAGCATGCGATTAATGTTTACAAGGAAAAGAAAGCCGTCTTCGATCAAGCCCTCGAAAAGCATAAACAAGAAAACCTGGATGTTAAGGAAAAAATCCTTGAAGAACTGAGAAACCTCATCGAATCGGAGGAAGAACTCAAGAAAACTTACGACCAGTTCCGCGATCTGCAGGAAAAGTGGCGCGATATCGGCCCCGTGCCCCAAAACGCAAAAAATACCCTTTGGAACAATTACCACTTCCTGGTTGAAAAGTTTTTTGATAAGGTCAAGATCAACAAGGAACTCAAAGACTTGGACCTCAAGAAAAACCTCGAGCTGAAAACCGAATTGTGTGAAAAAGCAGAAGAACTGCTTCTCGAGCCATCCATCGTCAAGTCTTTCCAGCGGTTGCAGAAACTGCATGAAGCCTGGAAAGAAACCGGGCCGGTTCCTAATGACAAAAAAGAAGAAATATGGGAACGATTCAGGGCTGCTACCGAAAAGCTTAACAAGCGTCGTCAAGAATATTATGACGGCCTGCGTGAGGAACAGCAGAAAAACCTTGCTGCCAAACTGGTACTCTGCGAAAAAGCCGAACAACTGGCCTCCCAGTCACCGGAAACCCCACGTCAGTGGCAAGACCTGACCAATCAGATCAATGAACTCTTTAAGATGTGGAAAACCATTGGTTTTGCTCCTAAAAAGGTTAACAACGAGGTCTGGACCCGCTTTCGTAATGCGCTTGATTCATTTTTTAACAACAAAAAAGAATTCTTCCAGAAGTTCAAGGAAAATCAGACGGAGAATTACAACCAGAAACTGAATTTATGTCTTCAGGCCGAAGCCCTGAAAGAAAGTAATGATTGGCGCAGGACAACGGATGAATTGATTGCCTTGCAGCACGAATGGAAAAAGATAGGGACTGTTCCCAACAAGTTCTCCGACAAGATTTGGAAACGCTTCCGGGCAGCCTGCGATGAATTCTTTAAAAAGAAGTCAGAATATTTCGCTAATATTGGCGAAATGCAGGAAGAGAATCTGCAGAAGAAAAAGGATATTATTGAACAGATTCACACCTATGCCTATTCGGACGACAACTCAGAAAACCTGAAAGTCATCAATGATTTTCAGCGGCAATGGATGGAGATCGGTCATGTTCCCATCAAACAAAAAGACAAGATACAGGGTGAATACCGGAAGGCTATTGATGAGCAGTTTGAAAAACTGGGTATCAGCAAAAAAGCCAAGAGCACCCTGTCCTTCCGCTCGAAGATCGAAAACATCAAGCATACCCCAAATGCCGATCATATCATATATAAGGAAAGGAATTTCCTGCTCAACAAGATCAGCACCATTCAAAATGACATCAAGGTTTGGGAAAACAATATCGGATTCTTCGCTTCTTCAACAAAAGCCGATATTCTCAAAAACGAGTTTGAAGAGAAGATAGAAAAGGCAAAACAGGAAATTACCATCCTCGAAGAAAAGCTCAAGATCCTGAGGGAATCTTAA
- a CDS encoding outer membrane beta-barrel protein — protein sequence MKRYILISAILVFSVTLVHGQYTSFGLKAGLNFKSLPSEQNGSTSDYIISAFSDSYTGYHVGGVAFFVFRGGFFQPELLYTQTGRDMRLEYIQPQQEDEYFTQMYSHLVLPLFGGAKFGSLKIGAGPVFSFLVNNWNDLGIEDDYQQELNKLTLGYHLGAGLELGNLMLDFKYEGNLTRFGEGITIGEETINFDTRPQQFILSLGLLF from the coding sequence ATGAAGCGCTATATTCTTATTTCGGCTATTCTGGTCTTTTCAGTCACTTTAGTCCATGGGCAATATACTAGTTTTGGGCTGAAGGCAGGCCTAAACTTCAAAAGCCTGCCCAGTGAACAAAACGGGTCAACCTCTGATTACATCATTTCGGCCTTCTCCGATTCCTATACAGGCTATCACGTCGGGGGCGTGGCCTTTTTTGTCTTCAGGGGCGGCTTCTTTCAGCCTGAACTGTTATACACACAAACCGGGCGTGATATGCGCCTGGAATACATCCAACCCCAGCAGGAGGATGAATATTTTACCCAAATGTATAGCCACCTTGTCTTACCGCTGTTTGGCGGAGCAAAATTCGGCAGCCTGAAAATCGGGGCAGGGCCCGTATTCTCCTTTCTCGTGAACAACTGGAATGACCTTGGCATCGAGGATGATTACCAACAGGAACTCAATAAGCTAACCCTGGGTTACCATTTAGGTGCGGGCCTTGAATTGGGCAACTTAATGCTCGACTTTAAATACGAAGGCAATCTCACCAGGTTTGGTGAAGGAATCACCATTGGTGAAGAGACCATCAATTTCGATACCCGGCCCCAACAGTTTATCCTGAGCCTGGGATTGCTGTTCTGA
- a CDS encoding ABC transporter permease has translation MNTPLFIARRIGSRKKGKSFAGLIRKISVLSIALGLAVMIISVAVVTGFQSEIREKVIGFGAHIQVTNLDYNVSYEPSPISREQDFLEPLKKLPGIRHVQAFATKSGIIKTDEDIHGIVMKGIGTDFDWAFFRDRMVAGTPIILSDSARSDEVIISKFIANRLRLEPGQTIFVYFIQEPPAIRRFTVAGVYETGLEELDEVFILGDIRHIQRLNQWSENQIGGFEVLVNDFKEIDTIKQAVFEIIPYDLNARSIRDIYPQIFDWLALLDMNVYVILFLMVLVAGINMITTLLIAVLEKTNMIGILKAVGGSNLLVRKVFLYNASFTIAKGLFWGNVAGLLLCWIQYRFGVIALPQDSYYVSQVPINLDLIPILLLNLGTFAICMLMLIVPSMIVTRISPVKAITFR, from the coding sequence TTGAACACTCCGCTATTCATAGCCCGCCGCATAGGATCCAGAAAAAAAGGAAAATCTTTTGCAGGCCTGATTCGCAAAATATCCGTCCTGAGCATTGCGCTGGGTCTGGCGGTTATGATCATTTCCGTGGCAGTGGTTACCGGTTTTCAGAGTGAGATTCGCGAGAAGGTCATTGGATTTGGGGCACATATTCAGGTGACCAATCTTGATTACAATGTATCGTATGAACCTAGCCCTATCAGCCGTGAGCAGGATTTTCTGGAGCCTTTGAAGAAATTGCCAGGGATCAGGCATGTTCAGGCTTTTGCCACCAAGTCAGGAATAATAAAAACCGACGAGGATATCCACGGCATTGTGATGAAGGGCATTGGGACTGACTTTGACTGGGCTTTCTTCCGGGATCGCATGGTTGCTGGTACCCCAATTATCTTAAGTGATTCTGCCCGTTCGGACGAAGTGATCATTTCCAAATTCATTGCAAACCGCCTCCGGTTGGAGCCCGGCCAGACCATTTTTGTGTATTTCATCCAGGAGCCCCCGGCCATCCGGCGATTTACCGTGGCCGGTGTTTATGAAACCGGCCTTGAAGAGCTGGACGAAGTGTTTATCCTGGGCGACATTCGCCACATACAAAGGTTAAATCAATGGAGTGAGAATCAGATTGGCGGATTTGAGGTCCTCGTAAATGATTTCAAGGAAATTGATACCATTAAACAGGCTGTATTCGAAATAATTCCCTATGATCTGAATGCACGGAGCATCCGTGATATTTATCCTCAGATCTTTGACTGGCTGGCCCTGCTCGACATGAATGTCTATGTGATTCTCTTCCTTATGGTGCTTGTGGCAGGAATAAACATGATCACAACACTCCTGATTGCGGTGCTGGAGAAAACCAATATGATTGGAATTCTGAAAGCGGTTGGGGGGTCAAATCTTTTGGTAAGGAAAGTGTTTCTTTACAATGCCTCTTTTACCATCGCCAAGGGGCTGTTTTGGGGCAATGTAGCGGGACTTCTCCTTTGCTGGATACAATACCGGTTTGGGGTCATTGCGCTTCCCCAGGACTCTTATTACGTCTCACAGGTGCCTATTAACCTGGATCTGATTCCTATCCTGTTGCTCAACCTGGGTACTTTTGCCATATGCATGCTGATGCTCATCGTTCCTTCGATGATTGTGACCCGCATCTCGCCCGTCAAAGCCATTACATTCAGGTAA